Proteins from a genomic interval of Melospiza georgiana isolate bMelGeo1 chromosome 20, bMelGeo1.pri, whole genome shotgun sequence:
- the URM1 gene encoding ubiquitin-related modifier 1 has protein sequence MAAPVSLQVEFGGGAELLFDGVKKHQVTLPCQPEPWDIRNLLKWIKQNMLKERPELFLQGESVRPGILVLINEADWELMGELDYKLQDQDNVLFISTLHGG, from the exons atggcggcgcccGTGTCGCTGCAGGTGGAGTTCGG aggtGGTGCAGAGCTCTTATTCGATGGTGTCAAAAAGCATCAGGTGACTTTGCCCTGTCAACCAGAGCCTT GGGATATCAGAAACCTGCTCAAGTGGATCAAACAGAATATGCTGAAAGAGCGGCCAGAGTTATTCTTGCAAGGGGAATCTGT GAGGCCAGGAATTTTGGTGCTCATCAACGAGGCAGACTGGGAACTAATG GGTGAGCTGGATTATAAACTCCAGGACCAGGATAATGTGCTTTTCATCTCAACACTGCACGGCGGGTGA